The following coding sequences are from one Planctomicrobium piriforme window:
- a CDS encoding sigma-70 family RNA polymerase sigma factor produces MPDNSLWPEHEQTREMVRAAANGEPGAENALLDRHRNALRRLIQFRMDRQIARRVDASDVVQDVLLEASKRLRDYVADPKMPFHLWLRQLAQDRMIDLHRRHHAQRRSVDREQSLRKSFGDRSSLDLAGQLQDQELTPAAATIRKELEERFLEALDLLDDADREVIVMRHIEQLGNSEVAQALQLSEAAAGMRYLRALRRLKAVLLEPGENV; encoded by the coding sequence ATGCCTGACAATTCCCTGTGGCCTGAGCATGAGCAGACGCGGGAGATGGTGCGTGCGGCGGCCAATGGGGAGCCGGGGGCGGAGAATGCGCTGCTCGACCGGCACCGGAATGCGCTGCGGCGGCTGATTCAGTTTCGCATGGACCGGCAGATCGCCCGACGAGTGGATGCAAGCGACGTCGTGCAGGATGTTCTCCTCGAAGCGAGCAAACGACTTCGCGACTATGTGGCCGACCCGAAGATGCCGTTTCACTTGTGGCTGCGTCAACTGGCGCAGGACCGGATGATCGACCTGCACCGCCGGCATCATGCGCAGCGACGGTCGGTCGATCGCGAACAATCGCTGCGGAAGTCGTTTGGCGACCGTTCTTCGCTCGACCTGGCCGGACAGCTCCAGGATCAGGAACTGACTCCCGCCGCGGCGACGATTCGAAAAGAACTCGAAGAGCGGTTTCTCGAAGCGCTCGATCTGCTGGATGACGCCGACCGCGAAGTGATCGTGATGCGGCACATCGAACAGCTCGGAAACAGCGAAGTCGCCCAGGCGCTGCAGCTTTCGGAAGCAGCAGCCGGAATGCGCTA